A window of Armatimonadota bacterium contains these coding sequences:
- a CDS encoding toxin-antitoxin system HicB family antitoxin yields MTNAEKLELYPVSVTMLSEDEGGGFFAWFTNIGASLSGEGLTRQEAIQDLMDASESYLEVLDERGVELPEVPATPDWTMLSGRVTLRLPRSLHAQLVAMAEMEGASLNSLITCILESAAASPTYRPTTLANIKEPQQPERRGSTRRSKAKSPVLKLSSELGASPRRATVNESKVHYDKPKKKKNP; encoded by the coding sequence ATGACAAACGCAGAAAAGCTGGAACTGTATCCAGTGTCGGTAACGATGCTCTCAGAGGACGAGGGCGGGGGATTCTTTGCTTGGTTTACCAACATCGGCGCATCATTGTCGGGCGAAGGTCTGACAAGGCAGGAAGCCATTCAGGATTTGATGGACGCATCCGAATCCTATTTAGAAGTCTTGGACGAGCGAGGCGTTGAGCTTCCAGAAGTTCCGGCGACACCGGATTGGACCATGCTATCAGGGCGAGTAACGCTTCGGTTGCCCAGATCGCTTCATGCTCAGCTTGTAGCGATGGCGGAGATGGAAGGCGCGAGCCTCAATTCGCTCATTACGTGCATTTTGGAGTCGGCGGCTGCATCGCCCACCTATCGCCCCACAACCCTTGCCAACATTAAGGAGCCTCAGCAACCTGAGAGAAGGGGCTCGACACGCAGATCAAAGGCGAAGAGCCCTGTTCTCAAGCTATCTTCTGAACTTGGAGCATCCCCCCGAAGAGCTACAGTTAACGAATCGAAAGTGCACTACGACAAACCTAAAAAGAAAAAAAACCCCTAA